One Hypnocyclicus thermotrophus DNA segment encodes these proteins:
- a CDS encoding FIST signal transduction protein codes for MIKNFFSNENSIEKIIEGIELEKKKLRLILFFTSKIENFKEISEKLSKKYIECEIIGITTAGEVHNKAGIVKKSVTGIAFYESIEYIISRIEDVKNLPILSRQQIINEFNKKNYLKSKYTNKEVGILFNEGLSGAEENVLSIINSIFKNKLEIIGGSGGDNCRFEKTFLSLNGELLNNTSLFLYLNFEKTNFKIKTYKDVMYKKTDIKTRITKADFNNRIIYELDNKKASERYAELLGINENRLNKYLQKHPLGRTVLDDIYISTVFSINADKSIKMYTKIPENITVNILEKKNPLDSQKIVLENIKKDFKKVNMMFTVQCILTELNYRKNNIEKHFINNLANISDFSGFLSYGEQYKGIHLNQSIILLCIGE; via the coding sequence ATGATAAAAAACTTTTTTTCTAATGAAAATAGTATAGAGAAAATTATAGAAGGGATAGAATTAGAAAAAAAAAAATTAAGACTTATTTTATTTTTTACAAGTAAGATTGAAAATTTTAAAGAAATTTCAGAAAAGCTATCTAAGAAATATATTGAATGTGAAATCATAGGTATAACAACAGCAGGAGAAGTCCATAATAAAGCAGGAATTGTAAAAAAATCTGTTACAGGAATAGCATTTTATGAAAGTATAGAGTATATAATTTCTCGTATAGAAGATGTAAAAAATTTACCAATATTATCTAGACAACAAATAATAAATGAATTTAATAAAAAAAATTATTTAAAATCAAAATATACTAATAAAGAAGTAGGGATACTCTTTAATGAAGGATTATCTGGAGCAGAAGAAAATGTATTATCAATTATAAACTCTATTTTTAAAAATAAATTAGAAATAATAGGAGGAAGTGGAGGAGATAATTGTAGATTTGAAAAAACATTTTTATCTTTAAATGGTGAATTATTAAATAATACATCATTGTTTTTATATCTTAATTTTGAAAAAACAAATTTTAAAATAAAAACATACAAAGACGTAATGTATAAAAAAACAGATATAAAAACTAGAATAACAAAAGCAGACTTTAATAATAGAATAATATATGAGTTAGATAATAAAAAGGCTAGTGAAAGATACGCAGAACTTTTAGGAATAAATGAAAATAGATTAAATAAATATTTGCAAAAACACCCATTAGGTAGAACTGTTTTAGATGATATTTATATATCAACAGTGTTTTCAATAAATGCAGATAAAAGTATAAAAATGTATACTAAAATTCCAGAAAATATTACTGTAAATATTTTGGAAAAAAAGAATCCTTTAGATAGCCAAAAAATTGTATTAGAAAATATTAAAAAAGATTTTAAAAAAGTTAATATGATGTTTACTGTTCAATGTATTCTTACAGAGCTTAATTATAGAAAAAATAATATAGAAAAACATTTTATAAATAATTTAGCAAATATATCAGATTTTTCAGGTTTTTTATCTTATGGAGAGCAGTACAAAGGAATACATTTAAATCAATCAATAATATTATTATGCATAGGGGAATGA